From Magnolia sinica isolate HGM2019 chromosome 13, MsV1, whole genome shotgun sequence, one genomic window encodes:
- the LOC131222964 gene encoding GATA transcription factor 12-like, with protein MEAPEFLHGSFCRAGNPQYAPEKRHGDSKSGDHFIIEDLLDFSNEDDDVAAAGGDDGARDTAAGNSTDSSSTITVVDSCNSSLSVSDKHFSGDIGCRSYADANFSSDLCVPYDELVELEWLSNFVEESFSSEDFQKLQLISGVKSGSNDSSETREFPENNGRNNPIFRPEVSVPGKARSKRSRAAPCNWSSRLLILSPTASSSDSDASLNSGKKSGKSTSKKEVSTAAAINGGNSDGRKCLHCATDKTPQWRTGPLGPKTLCNACGVRYKSGRLVPEYRPAASPTFMLTKHSNSHRKVLELRRQKEMQQQQQQQYLHPNAVFEIVGGDEYLIHRSGTDFRQLI; from the exons ATGGAAGCACCGGAATTCTTACATGGAAGCTTCTGCCGTGCCGGAAACCCTCAATACGCGCCTGAGAAGCGACACGGCGACTCGAAATCCGGCGACCATTTCATTATCGAGGACCTCCTCGACTTCTCGAACGAGGACGACGACGTCGCCGCGGCGGGCGGCGACGACGGAGCCCGCGACACCGCTGCCGGAAATTCCACAGACTCCTCTTCCACCATTACCGTCGTCGACAGCTGCAACTCCTCGCTCTCAGTCTCCGACAAGCATTTCTCCGGCGATATTGGCTGCCGGAGCTACGCCGACGCTAATTTTTCGAGCGACCTCTGCGTCCCG TATGACGAATTGGTGGAGCTCGAATGGCTGTCGAATTTCGTTGAAGAATCCTTTTCGAGCGAAGATTTTCAGAAATTACAGCTAATTTCGGGTGTGAAATCCGGCAGCAATGACTCGTCAGAGACCAGAGAATTCCCAGAGAACAACGGCCGGAACAACCCGATATTCCGGCCGGAGGTGTCAGTTCCCGGCAAAGCACGGAGCAAGCGGTCCCGTGCCGCGCCCTGCAACTGGTCTTCGCGTCTGCTCATCCTCTCGCCAACAGCATCCTCGTCAGATTCCGACGCATCGTTGAATTCCGGAAAGAAATCAGGAAAATCGACATCGAAAAAGGAGGTTTCTACGGCTGCTGCTATCAATGGCGGCAACAGCGACGGACGGAAGTGCCTGCATTGCGCGACGGATAAGACGCCGCAGTGGCGGACAGGCCCATTGGGGCCTAAAACACTGTGCAATGCATGCGGGGTCCGGTATAAGTCGGGACGGCTCGTGCCGGAGTACCGGCCAGCTGCGAGCCCAACCTTCATGCTGACAAAGCATTCGAATTCTCATCGGAAAGTTCTTGAGCTGCGGCGACAGAAGGaaatgcagcaacagcagcagcagcagtatctGCATCCAAATGCTGTTTTCGAAATCGTCGGCGGAGATGAGTATTTGATCCACCGCAGCGGGACAGATTTCCGGCAGCTaatatga